The nucleotide sequence GTTCCCCTTGGCTAGCTGCCAAAGAGCTCTGGCCGCCATTGCTTTCATGTTGGCCTTGGTGGCAGGGTCTTCCAGTTCCCTCCCCTTAATGCTCGTCCCGGAAAGATTATGATGATGGTGAGACTGTTGGTGCTGAGGATTCTGCTTTCCGTTGATAGTTCCGTTTCCATTGCTCTTGGCATTAGTGGTTTGACTCCCACCAGGCTTCGACCCGCCCTGCATTGCCATGGTAGTAGCAACCACATTGTGCAACCGACTCGGGGTTCGATTACCCAACGGATGAGGAATGCGACTGTAACCCTGCTTCTCATCCTCCTCACCCGCCTTGTTCGAATGGTTATTCGCATTCGAATTATTGGTTGCCACCACAACGGCATGAATCGATGTAGTTTTGTTGAAGGTAATAGAATACTTACTGTGCTCCTGAACAGTTTCAAAAGCAAGATGGCTAACCAGCAGCCGAATGATGTTATGCTGCGCAAAAAGGTCCTGGCATTTGGGGTAGTGACCTGCAAGCTCCGACACCGCCTGGGCCACCATTGCTTGCACCTTCATCGGACCTTCTTTGAGGATTTTTGCAAATACCGAGCACACACCGGCATGGATCATGTGCTCCACGTTCTCCGGATCACGGCCAAGCAGCCCGAGTGCCTCGGCGGCGTTCTCTTGGCCTTCCGGTTTGCCCTCTTTCACCAATTTTAACAAGGGCCCGACTCCACCTTCCTCAATTATCAGCTTCCCGTACCGATCATTGTCCCGAGCAAGCGAAACAAGCGAAGCTGCTGCATCAGATCGATCATCAACCGATCCAGTATGCAGAATTGCAATCTGCTCCCAAATGAGGCACAGAATTGGCTCGTTTGCAGCAATTGGAGGCAGCCCCAAGTACCCATCTTCCCGGGTATCCGCAGGAGCCGACACCCGGAGCAGCCACGACAGGTCGCCGATGGAGTTTTCAAGTTGGGACGACATTTTCCGGAACTGGGCAGCCGGGATAATGGTGAAGACTCGCTTCATGATGCCATTGGCTCGGCATTTGAGCACCAAAGAAAGAGCCTTATCGAGCACCTGCTCAGTCTCGTCGATGATCCGCCGAGTAGGGCGCTCGTAGAGGTCGGAGCTGGCTCTCGCCGCCTGCCGGAGCAACCCCGCCAGCTTCTCAGTCTTGGATTGGAGCTCCAAGCAGTCCTGCTTC is from Pyrus communis chromosome 10, drPyrComm1.1, whole genome shotgun sequence and encodes:
- the LOC137747710 gene encoding uncharacterized protein, which gives rise to MADIVKQILAKPIQLADQVTKAAEEASSSKQDCLELQSKTEKLAGLLRQAARASSDLYERPTRRIIDETEQVLDKALSLVLKCRANGIMKRVFTIIPAAQFRKMSSQLENSIGDLSWLLRVSAPADTREDGYLGLPPIAANEPILCLIWEQIAILHTGSVDDRSDAAASLVSLARDNDRYGKLIIEEGGVGPLLKLVKEGKPEGQENAAEALGLLGRDPENVEHMIHAGVCSVFAKILKEGPMKVQAMVAQAVSELAGHYPKCQDLFAQHNIIRLLVSHLAFETVQEHSKYSITFNKTTSIHAVVVATNNSNANNHSNKAGEEDEKQGYSRIPHPLGNRTPSRLHNVVATTMAMQGGSKPGGSQTTNAKSNGNGTINGKQNPQHQQSHHHHNLSGTSIKGRELEDPATKANMKAMAARALWQLAKGNSPICRSITESRALLCFAVLLEKGSEDVQLNSAMALMVITAVAEKDAELRRSAFKPNSPACKSVVDQLQKITEEADADSDLLIPCIKAIGNLARTFRATETRMIGPLVRLLDEREAEVTREATIALTKFACTDNYLHLDHSKAIISAGGAKHLIQLVYFGEQIVQIPALVLMCYIALHVPDSEELAQAEVLTVLEWASKQSCMTQDESLEMLLQEAKSRLDLYQSRGSRGFH